A genomic stretch from Helianthus annuus cultivar XRQ/B chromosome 1, HanXRQr2.0-SUNRISE, whole genome shotgun sequence includes:
- the LOC110881363 gene encoding cytokinin riboside 5'-monophosphate phosphoribohydrolase LOG3 produces MEINSEMMVSKFKRICVFCGSSQGKKSSYQDAAIELGKELVSRNIDLVYGGGSIGLMGLVSQAVHDGGRHVIGVIPKTLMPKELTGETVGEVKAVADMHQRKAEMAKHSDAFIALPGGYGTLEELLEVITWAQLGIHEKPVGLLNVDGYYNSLLSFIDKAVEEGFVSPSARHIIVSAPTAKVLVRKLEEYVPCHEGAALKLNWEMERQLEFTDYDIAR; encoded by the exons ATGGAGATTAATAGTGAAATGATGGTGTCAAAGTTCAAGAGAATTTGTGTTTTTTGTGGGAGTAGCCAAGGCAAGAAAAGCAGCTATCAAGATGCTGCAATTGAGCTTGGAAAAGAATTG GTTTCAAGAAACATTGATTTGGTGTATGGAGGAGGTAGCATTGGGTTAATGGGATTGGTTTCACAAGCTGTTCATGATGGTGGTCGCCATGTTATTGG GGTCATTCCCAAGACACTCATGCCTAAAGAG TTAACTGGTGAAACAGTAGGAGAAGTGAAAGCAGTGGCTGATATGCACCAGAGGAAAGCAGAAATGGCTAAGCATTCTGATGCTTTTATTGCTTTaccag GTGGCTATGGCACACTAGAAGAGCTTCTTGAAGTTATAACATGGGCTCAACTCGGCATTCATGAAAAGCCC GTCGGTTTGCTAAATGTGGACGGATACTACAACTCATTATTATCATTTATCGATAAGGCGGTTGAAGAAGGCTTTGTTAGCCCGAGTGCACGCCACATTATCGTTTCTGCTCCGACAGCTAAGGTTTTGGTTCGGAAATTGGAG GAATATGTACCATGCCACGAAGGAGCTGCGTTAAAACTAAACTGGGAAATGGAGCGACAACTTGAATTCACCGACTACGATATCGCTAGATGA